A single window of Agromyces aureus DNA harbors:
- the acs gene encoding acetate--CoA ligase, whose protein sequence is MTVQIDHALEEIRRFRPSPEFAANAVADAALYEAAQADRVAFWADQSRDLLHWDKPFTKTLDWTNPPFAKWFEDGELNVAVNCLDRHVEAGNGDRVALHWVGEPGDTRDITYAELTDEVKRAANVLTDLGVGSGDRVAIYLPMIPEAVVSMLAVARIGAIHSVVFGGFSADSLASRIDDAEASLVITADGGYRKGKVFALKPVVDDALTKSVGGSVRNVLVVKRGDNEVEWNAERDLWWHETVATASSEHEAQAFEAEHPLFILYTSGTTGKPKGILHTSGGYLTQAAFTHRNVFDLHPETDVYWCTADVGWITGHSYVVYGPLANGATQVLYEGTPDTPHPGRWWEIVEQYKVSILYTAPTAIRSFMKLGRQIPHAFNLRSLRLLGSVGEPINPEAWIWYRHVIGGGSIPVVDTWWQTETGAIMISALPGVTDLKPGSAQVAVPGISIDILADDGTPVEGEDGGLLVITEPWPSMLRGIWGDPERFKETYWEKFGDKYFAGDGARRDADGDIWLLGRVDDVMNVSGHRLSTAEIESSLVAHPWTAEAAVVGAADETTGQAVVAFVILKASQAAQVTDVAAASEELRRHVAGQIGAIARPRQVFIVNELPKTRSGKIMRRLLRDLAEGREVGDTTTLADTSIMQVISDQVK, encoded by the coding sequence ATGACCGTTCAGATCGATCACGCGCTCGAGGAGATCAGGCGATTCCGCCCGAGCCCCGAGTTCGCCGCCAATGCCGTTGCCGATGCGGCCCTCTACGAGGCCGCGCAGGCCGACCGGGTCGCGTTCTGGGCCGACCAGTCGCGAGACCTGCTGCACTGGGACAAGCCCTTCACCAAGACCCTCGACTGGACCAACCCGCCGTTCGCGAAGTGGTTCGAGGACGGCGAGCTCAACGTCGCCGTCAACTGCCTCGACCGCCACGTCGAAGCCGGCAACGGCGACCGCGTCGCCCTGCACTGGGTCGGCGAGCCCGGCGACACCCGCGACATCACCTACGCCGAGCTGACCGACGAAGTCAAGCGCGCCGCGAACGTGCTGACCGACCTCGGGGTCGGCTCGGGCGACCGCGTCGCCATCTACCTGCCGATGATCCCCGAGGCCGTCGTCTCGATGCTGGCGGTCGCCCGCATCGGCGCGATCCACTCGGTCGTCTTCGGCGGGTTCAGCGCCGACAGCCTCGCCTCCCGCATCGACGACGCCGAGGCATCCCTCGTCATCACCGCCGACGGCGGCTACCGCAAGGGCAAGGTCTTCGCACTGAAGCCCGTCGTCGACGATGCCCTGACGAAGTCGGTCGGCGGCAGCGTGCGCAACGTGCTCGTGGTCAAGCGCGGCGACAACGAGGTCGAGTGGAACGCGGAACGCGACCTGTGGTGGCACGAGACCGTCGCCACCGCGTCGTCCGAGCACGAGGCCCAGGCGTTCGAGGCCGAGCACCCGCTGTTCATCCTCTACACGTCGGGCACCACCGGAAAGCCGAAGGGCATCCTGCACACGAGCGGCGGCTACCTCACGCAGGCCGCGTTCACGCACAGGAACGTGTTCGACCTGCACCCCGAGACCGACGTGTACTGGTGCACGGCCGACGTCGGGTGGATCACCGGCCACTCCTACGTCGTCTACGGCCCCCTCGCGAACGGTGCCACCCAGGTGCTGTACGAGGGCACGCCCGACACCCCGCACCCGGGCCGCTGGTGGGAGATCGTCGAGCAGTACAAGGTCTCGATCCTCTACACGGCACCGACCGCCATCCGCTCGTTCATGAAGCTCGGGCGGCAGATTCCGCACGCGTTCAACCTGCGTTCGCTCCGCCTGCTCGGCTCGGTGGGCGAGCCCATCAACCCCGAGGCCTGGATCTGGTACCGCCACGTCATCGGCGGCGGCTCGATCCCCGTGGTCGACACCTGGTGGCAGACCGAGACCGGCGCGATCATGATCTCAGCGCTGCCCGGCGTGACCGACCTGAAGCCCGGCAGTGCGCAGGTCGCGGTGCCCGGCATCTCGATCGACATCCTCGCCGACGACGGCACGCCCGTCGAGGGCGAAGACGGCGGGCTGCTCGTCATCACCGAACCGTGGCCGTCGATGCTCCGCGGCATCTGGGGCGACCCCGAGCGCTTCAAGGAGACGTACTGGGAGAAGTTCGGCGACAAGTACTTCGCCGGCGACGGCGCGCGGCGTGACGCCGACGGCGACATCTGGCTGCTCGGCCGTGTCGACGACGTCATGAACGTGTCGGGGCACCGCCTCTCGACCGCCGAGATCGAGTCCTCGCTCGTCGCGCACCCCTGGACCGCCGAGGCCGCCGTCGTCGGCGCCGCCGACGAGACCACGGGGCAGGCGGTCGTCGCGTTCGTGATCCTGAAGGCCAGTCAGGCCGCGCAGGTCACCGACGTCGCCGCCGCGAGCGAAGAGCTGCGCAGGCACGTCGCCGGGCAGATCGGCGCCATCGCGCGCCCACGCCAGGTGTTCATCGTCAACGAGCTGCCGAAGACCCGCTCGGGCAAGATCATGCGGCGCCTGCTGCGCGATCTCGCCGAGGGCCGTGAGGTCGGCGACACCACGACCCTCGCCGACACCTCGATCATGCAGGTCATCAGCGACCAGGTGAAGTAG
- a CDS encoding TadA family conjugal transfer-associated ATPase produces MPVAPFVATPSWEPSRPPALLPPLQPFAPLRPLPPLPESGERPDAVGRPTLPSTGAPVMPMPMPTSVPAISLPPITHDLEALGPLAGYAIADVTDLFVNGSAGLWVDRGAGPEHDPTWQADEAEVRALAVRLIARGGRHIDEATPAVDVRLGRGIRVHAVLPPVSTTGTLLSIRIPRAAGLRLEGLARTGMIAGDHERTLREAVRARKNLLITGAGGAGKTTLLSALLAEAPAADRIVVIEDVAELQVVHPHVVSLEARQPNIEGSGRIGLDALLREALRMRPDRLVVGECRGPELRELLSALNTGHDGGAGTLHANSLDDVVARLEALGSTAGLSAEVVARQASSAFDLVVHLERVDGRRRVAGIGELRLTDGALSVVPVGAPA; encoded by the coding sequence ATGCCCGTCGCACCGTTCGTCGCCACCCCGTCGTGGGAGCCGTCGCGTCCGCCAGCGCTGTTGCCGCCGTTGCAGCCGTTCGCGCCGCTGCGGCCCCTGCCGCCGCTGCCGGAATCCGGTGAGCGCCCCGACGCCGTCGGCCGCCCGACGCTGCCGTCGACCGGCGCTCCGGTCATGCCGATGCCGATGCCGACCTCTGTGCCGGCGATCTCTCTGCCGCCGATCACCCACGACCTCGAGGCTCTCGGGCCGCTCGCCGGCTACGCGATCGCTGACGTCACGGACCTCTTCGTCAACGGGTCGGCCGGACTCTGGGTCGACCGTGGTGCCGGCCCCGAACACGACCCGACCTGGCAGGCCGACGAGGCCGAGGTGCGCGCGCTCGCCGTGCGGCTCATCGCACGCGGCGGTCGGCACATCGACGAGGCGACGCCCGCCGTCGATGTGCGGCTCGGCCGCGGCATCCGGGTTCATGCCGTGCTGCCGCCCGTGTCGACCACGGGCACGCTGCTCTCGATCCGCATCCCGAGGGCAGCCGGGTTGCGCCTCGAGGGGCTCGCTCGCACGGGCATGATCGCGGGCGACCACGAACGCACGCTCCGCGAGGCCGTGCGCGCGCGCAAGAACCTGCTCATCACGGGCGCCGGCGGCGCGGGCAAGACCACGCTCCTCTCCGCGCTGCTCGCCGAGGCGCCCGCCGCCGACCGCATCGTCGTGATCGAAGACGTCGCCGAGCTGCAGGTCGTGCACCCGCACGTGGTCTCGCTCGAGGCCAGGCAGCCGAACATCGAGGGCTCCGGCCGCATCGGGCTCGACGCGCTCCTGCGCGAGGCTCTGCGCATGCGCCCCGACCGGCTCGTGGTCGGCGAGTGCCGTGGCCCCGAGCTGCGCGAACTGCTCTCGGCGCTGAACACCGGCCACGACGGCGGAGCCGGAACGCTGCACGCGAACTCGCTCGATGACGTCGTCGCGCGGCTCGAGGCCCTCGGCTCGACGGCCGGGCTCTCAGCCGAGGTCGTCGCGCGGCAGGCTTCGAGTGCGTTCGACCTCGTGGTGCATCTCGAACGCGTCGACGGGCGGCGCCGCGTCGCCGGCATCGGTGAGCTGAGACTCACCGACGGTGCGCTCTCGGTGGTGCCCGTCGGGGCTCCGGCATGA
- a CDS encoding type II secretion system F family protein: protein MIGSSTAGPGMIGRAIAFVRSRVPMLRKAPDAAAGVDHVAGVVERLAVLLSAGVPAPTAWRHLSEAGEADPVLVAAADAGGRGEPVATAIATVAAPTTASGGGVVVRPEAAGWAVLGAAWQVASESGAPLTTSLRDLAGAMRDEAQVRREVRTSLAGPAASARLVLALPLVALGFGSVLGFDTAGVLFGNPIGIACLALGLGFLWIAFRWSRALAARAADFDEGAGLELELLAIGMAGGASVERARAVVAAALAEHGLAGHGVADDGRRRAAASARLDEIVRLAERAGAPLVELLRAEAHRGRRIARTDAATRGAALGVRLMLPLGLCVLPAFVLLGVAPLLISVVTGTLGGAA from the coding sequence ATGATCGGCTCCAGCACGGCCGGCCCCGGCATGATCGGCCGCGCCATCGCGTTCGTGCGCTCGCGCGTGCCGATGCTCCGCAAAGCACCGGATGCCGCGGCCGGCGTCGATCACGTCGCCGGCGTCGTCGAGCGGCTCGCCGTGCTGCTCTCGGCCGGCGTCCCGGCACCGACGGCCTGGAGGCACCTGTCGGAAGCCGGCGAAGCCGATCCGGTGCTCGTCGCCGCCGCAGATGCCGGCGGGCGAGGTGAGCCCGTCGCGACGGCCATCGCAACCGTCGCCGCTCCGACCACCGCGTCGGGCGGCGGAGTCGTCGTTCGACCAGAGGCCGCCGGATGGGCGGTGCTCGGTGCCGCGTGGCAGGTCGCGAGCGAGTCGGGTGCGCCGCTCACCACGAGCCTGCGCGACCTCGCCGGCGCGATGCGCGACGAGGCGCAGGTGCGGCGCGAGGTGCGCACCTCGCTCGCCGGGCCGGCCGCCAGCGCTCGTCTGGTGCTCGCCCTGCCGCTCGTGGCACTCGGGTTCGGTTCGGTGCTCGGCTTCGATACGGCGGGCGTGCTGTTCGGCAACCCGATCGGCATCGCGTGCCTCGCGCTCGGGCTCGGGTTCCTCTGGATCGCGTTCCGTTGGAGCCGTGCGCTGGCCGCTCGTGCGGCCGATTTCGACGAGGGTGCCGGACTCGAACTCGAGCTCCTCGCGATCGGCATGGCCGGCGGGGCCTCGGTCGAGCGCGCGCGGGCGGTGGTCGCCGCCGCGCTCGCCGAGCACGGGCTCGCCGGCCACGGAGTCGCCGATGACGGCCGGCGCCGTGCCGCGGCATCCGCTCGCCTCGACGAGATCGTGCGCCTCGCCGAGCGGGCCGGCGCCCCACTCGTCGAACTCCTGCGTGCCGAGGCGCATCGCGGCCGGCGCATCGCGCGCACCGATGCCGCGACCCGCGGGGCGGCACTCGGCGTGCGCCTCATGCTCCCGCTCGGACTCTGCGTGCTGCCCGCGTTCGTGCTGCTCGGGGTCGCGCCCCTCCTCATCTCGGTGGTCACGGGCACCCTCGGCGGTGCCGCGTGA